The following DNA comes from Legionella sp. PATHC032.
AATTGAGTAGAGAAATGGAACGCTTTCAAGATCGTTATCAGGCTGGACAATTATTAGGAAGAAAGCTTAAATCTTATGCGAACCGAAATGATGTCATAGTGCTTGCACTACCTCGTGGGGGAGTGCCTGTAGCAGCAATGATTTCCGAGGTAATAAATGCTCCATTAGATTTAATGATTGTACGCAAACTGGGTGTTCCTGGGCATGAAGAGTTAGCTTTTGGTGCTTTGGCCAGTAATAAAATAAAAGTTTATAATGAAGAGCTGTTGCAATATTTGCAACTTTCTCAAAAAGACATTAATCAGGTCATTTCTCAAGAAGAAAACGAATTAGCAAGACGGAATAGAGCTTATCGTGGTGACAAACCTTTTCCTGATTTAAAAAATAAAATTATAATTCTGGTTGATGACGGTATTGCCACAGGAGCCAGTATGCGTGCAGCTGTTCTTGCTCTACGCAAGGAGTCACCTAAAAAAATTATTGTAGCGGTTCCTGTAGCGCCTGAGGATATGAATGACATGATGAAAAATGTTGCGGATGAATATGTTTGTCTGATATCCCCCCTGTCTTTTAACGCGGTAGGTCTTTGGTATGAAGATTTCTCCCAGACAGAGGATGAAGAGGTATTATATTTGCTTAGTAAATCATACGGTAGATCATTATAAAAATAACAAGTTCTGCTGTTTCAAAAATAGAACAGGACTTACGCAAAACGCCAATCTCTTTGTTAAAAAATGTTTTTAATTCGGTCATTTAGTGTATCTAAACTTTCTCATTAACAACATTTTTTGCCTTGACCTTGAGGTTTTTCGTAAGTCCTGTAGAAATTACTTCCCATGCATATTTTAATGATCATGAGAGTTACTTTACTGTGTTCATTCATATGCTTTGTTTGTTGATGAGTGAATTACGAGCATATTGTGAGGTCAAGGTGTTTTATCAAAATTCAAAAGTCTTAAGACTTTATGTCCATTTGCAAACACCTGACTTCATAAAAAGGTTACAGATTTAAATAATATAGAATTAAGCAGTATATTGAACCCCAAACAAAATAGCATTCATCATGGGGTTTTCATCGTCAATGCTCAAACTGGATCTTAGTGTGTTAGGATTGAAAACTGCAGTTGTTCCTGGATTTGCGCCAAGCGCGAACAAATAAGAGCCAGTAATAGCCCAGTTAGAATCAAAGTTATAGGCAACTCCCAACTTTGCTGCTGGCAAGACAGCAGTCCTGTTCGTTTTCATATCAAAATTATCCACTATAGGAAATATTTGAGGAGTGAAAAAGGCGCTAGTGTCTACTTGCATATTTTGAATAAGCGCACCTGCCTTGGCAGACCAGCTAAAATAGTTTTGAAAATAGGTAACGCCGAGCAGAGCATCAAATCCGCTCAAGGTATGCTTGATCGTCAAGGCAGCTGGAACCTGTCCTAAAGCTCCTGCAACACTTGGATTAATAGTAGTTCTACCATAGTAACCCCAGCCTACTTCGCCTGTGAATCCATATTGATCATCTATCATACTCAGCACACCGACAGCCAGGCGACCACTATAGCCTTGTTTATCTTCTGTCGAGGTGAGCGTATTGTTGGTACCGACTATAGTGAAATTGTATCCATCAATAGAACTCCAGGTGTATCCACCCTCAAGTGACACAAAAGTAGAGCAACAAGAATTGGAATCACCCATACCACCAGCATGGACAAAAGTACTGGACAGGGCAGAAATTAAGGGGAACAGGATAAATTTTTTCATGATTTAGTAACTCATTCCATGTTTATTATTATAAAAGTGAATAATTTAAATCAGTTAGAAAGGAATTACCAGTAAAATTAATATTGATGTTGGCTTCTTATAAATCATGGCAATTTTTTTTGTATTCTACTAGTATGTGTTTTTCTCTAAATTTACTCTTGTAAGGAAACATGAATACATCGAATACCTCCTTTAAAACTCTGGGAGCAATATGTATTGGCAATGCTATGGAATGGTATGATTTCATGATCTATAACTTCATGCTGCTTTTTATTGCCCAAGCTTTTTTTCCAAGTCATAATCGTGTGATTTCCCTATTAGCTACAATGGCAAGTTCTGGAGTAGCTCTGGTAATAAGGCCTCTGGGTGGTGTTTTTTTAGCAGTTTGGGCAGACAAACATGGGCATCATAAAGCCTTAATGCTGGTTTTTTATTTAATGGCTGCCGCAACCATGCTGATTACTTTTACACCAACCTATACCACAATAGGTTTGGCAGCTACTTGTGTCATTGTCTTTGCACGATTGTTGCAAGGCCTTGCAACTGGCGGGGAATTTGGAATCTCCAGCTCTCTATTGGTTAGCTTATCCCCAAGCGATAAAAAAGGGTTTTACACTTCCTTACAAATGGTAGGCCAGCTCTTGGCAATATTAATGGGTTCTTCAGCGTGTCTTATTTTAACTCTCTATTGTTCCAATGAAACCTTATATCAATTTGCCTGGAGAATACCTTTTGCTTTAGGGCTTTTGATTCTACCTTTAGGATGGATTTTAAGGCGTCGATTGCAACGAGAGTTTGTATGGAAGAAAGAGCAAAAGGGCACAAGACAATTCTTTACTTTAGCAAAGCAACAAAAACGTTCCTTATTGATCGCTTTTAGCCTCGTAGCAGGTTGCACAGGCTCGATTTATACTTTATTCAGTTATATGCCTACCTATTGTAAATTGTATTTGAATTTATCGTTGACAGAGGCGTATTTAGGTGCTGCAGTTGGAATTTTAGTCAGTATTCTTACTATTCCTTTTTTTGGAGCGCTGTCGGATAGAATAGGCAAAAAAATAATTATGTTATGTGCTTTGGCTTGTTATTTTGGATTAATTTATCCTTTGCTTTTCTTGCTGAACCAACATCCTGGTGTAAGTATTCTCATTTTGGTTGAAAGCATTTTAGGTTTGTGTATTGGTGCCTATTTTGGGGTGTTGACCATTACGGTGAGCTCTTTATTTCCACCATCAATACGATCTACCTGTTTAGCTGTCAGCTATAATTCAGCTGTCATGTTGTTTGGTGGTTTTGCTCCATTTATTATCACCGCATTGATTGAATATACTAAAAACCCTATGGTTTTTACTTATTATCAAATGACAACAGTTTCTATCAGTTTGCTGGCAGTTCTTTCTTATCAGGAAGAGAGGGAGACATCTGAGCATCATCGAGAACATCTCGTTGCAATTTAAAAGGTATGAATATGACGACTTTAGATTGGTTAAAACATCTCATTTCTTTTGATACTACTTCGCGGAACTCTAATCTATCACTGATTGAGTATTTAGCGAACGGGTTAAATGATTTTAAAATTAATCCTGTCTTAATTCACGATAGTAAAGAGCAAAAAGCTAATCTATTAGCCACGTTACCAGGAAAACAGAGGCATTTGGAGGGAGGAATCATTCTCTCTGGTCATACTGATGTTGTTCCTGTTGATGGTCAAATATGGGATAGCGATCCTTTTCAAGCCACTCTCAAAGATAACAAAGTGTATGGTCGTGGCGCGTGTGATATGAAAGGATTTATTGCGGTCGTGATGGCGTTAGTCCCTCAGTTGAAAGAAATGAATCTGGATTTTCCAGTTCATTTTGCATTTTCTTATGATGAGGAAATTGGTTGTCTTGGTGTACCTTCGTTGATCGATAAAATATTGGAACTCAATTATCAACCTCGTGCTTGTATTGTAGGTGAACCAACTTTAATGAAGCCTGTTGTGGGTCATAAAGGCAAATATTCTTATCGCTGTCAAATACACGGTGTTGCTGCTCACTCTTCATTAACGAATCAAGGATGTAACGCGATCGAGCATGCCGCGGCTTTTATTAGCTACCTTCGAGAGATGGCTAATGGATTTAAAAAATATGGAAATCGAGATTTTTCTTATGATGTTCCATATACAACGCTTACCACCAATCTTATCAAAGGAGGTAATGCTTATAATACTATTCCAAATTTATGTGAGTTTGTTTTTGAATTTAGAAATCTGTCTTCTGATAGTTCTGAGGAATTAAATCAGAAAATTATGTCCTATGTTAAGGAACAGCTTGTTCCTAACATGCATCATGATCATCCTGACTCTATTGTTAATCTTGATATCATTGCAAAAGCTCCTGGTTTGGATACGCCGATTATAGATCCTGTTGTCAGAGCAGCTCAAACAGTTTGCCAGAGTGATAAATTGATGAAAGTAGCTTACGCTACAGAAGCCGGACTATTTCAACAGGCAGAAATTCCCACTATTGTGTGTGGTCCAGGTAATATCGAACAAGCCCATAGAGCGAATGAATATGTTGAGGTAGAGCAATTACGTTTGTGTGAAGAATTTATAATCAATATGCTGCGATCTCATTTTTGAGCCTTATCAGATTGGTAAGTAAAGAATCATCGGTATTTGATACTGATTTTACTAGCACTTTTACAAGGTATTCACAAAGATATACACAGTTTTTGTGGATAACATGATTAGATGAAATTTGATTGGTTTTAAAGAAAAATACTTTTTTATCAATTGGTTATTACAATAAATGTTTTTTATGCCAGCATTTACCGTAATCATTTTATCTATAATCTTTAAAATAGTTTGCTTTGTAAGCTTTGGAGTACTGGACTTGGCTCGAGAGCTTATCAAGGTACA
Coding sequences within:
- a CDS encoding MFS transporter; protein product: MNTSNTSFKTLGAICIGNAMEWYDFMIYNFMLLFIAQAFFPSHNRVISLLATMASSGVALVIRPLGGVFLAVWADKHGHHKALMLVFYLMAAATMLITFTPTYTTIGLAATCVIVFARLLQGLATGGEFGISSSLLVSLSPSDKKGFYTSLQMVGQLLAILMGSSACLILTLYCSNETLYQFAWRIPFALGLLILPLGWILRRRLQREFVWKKEQKGTRQFFTLAKQQKRSLLIAFSLVAGCTGSIYTLFSYMPTYCKLYLNLSLTEAYLGAAVGILVSILTIPFFGALSDRIGKKIIMLCALACYFGLIYPLLFLLNQHPGVSILILVESILGLCIGAYFGVLTITVSSLFPPSIRSTCLAVSYNSAVMLFGGFAPFIITALIEYTKNPMVFTYYQMTTVSISLLAVLSYQEERETSEHHREHLVAI
- the argE gene encoding acetylornithine deacetylase, with translation MTTLDWLKHLISFDTTSRNSNLSLIEYLANGLNDFKINPVLIHDSKEQKANLLATLPGKQRHLEGGIILSGHTDVVPVDGQIWDSDPFQATLKDNKVYGRGACDMKGFIAVVMALVPQLKEMNLDFPVHFAFSYDEEIGCLGVPSLIDKILELNYQPRACIVGEPTLMKPVVGHKGKYSYRCQIHGVAAHSSLTNQGCNAIEHAAAFISYLREMANGFKKYGNRDFSYDVPYTTLTTNLIKGGNAYNTIPNLCEFVFEFRNLSSDSSEELNQKIMSYVKEQLVPNMHHDHPDSIVNLDIIAKAPGLDTPIIDPVVRAAQTVCQSDKLMKVAYATEAGLFQQAEIPTIVCGPGNIEQAHRANEYVEVEQLRLCEEFIINMLRSHF
- a CDS encoding phosphoribosyltransferase, which encodes MERFQDRYQAGQLLGRKLKSYANRNDVIVLALPRGGVPVAAMISEVINAPLDLMIVRKLGVPGHEELAFGALASNKIKVYNEELLQYLQLSQKDINQVISQEENELARRNRAYRGDKPFPDLKNKIIILVDDGIATGASMRAAVLALRKESPKKIIVAVPVAPEDMNDMMKNVADEYVCLISPLSFNAVGLWYEDFSQTEDEEVLYLLSKSYGRSL